The Ananas comosus cultivar F153 linkage group 22, ASM154086v1, whole genome shotgun sequence genome segment TGAACAACAACAAACACtgatatattaataaatagatAGAACATTATTAAAATTGGCATGGCCCAttccattaaaataaatataaaataaatagtttggataaaactgaaataaaaaacaaaatctaaacactacaacagaattagattatagggacacatatttgggacacttttgaataagtgtcccatttatcctaaaatttaaaaaaatatcttctaATAGCTAAATATAAAGcgcaatccaatcaaaaataaaagattattctactcaacccatcacacccagtccatttgggccgattacaaacagataagaaaaaaaaaaagaaaaatcaattaccatcttttcttctctcttcactcaatccactgaaattctagacgaaaagccTTTCTTGTCGTCCTCcttcgccaccgcagccaacgagatagagtttcggcggttgctaaatgcttaaataagtgttggtaaatttgCAGTACTCTTTtatgttatagcgacactctttaactgtcactatatacctagctaccccacatatagcaatactttttaaaagtgtcagtaattttagctagtagtatttttttgacatgtacctatatttaaaagtgtcgttgtAGATTGTTTTTGTTGCAGTGAAAGGAGGATAGCAATCAATGGTGTTAGTAACCGGATTCCAAAAAATGATGGAGCTTTGGTGGCCTCTTTTGTTGCCTCGTTTGTGGTGGGGAAGagatggaggaaaaaaaaaaaaaaaaaaaaagaaagaaaatgccCCTCTTTGATGTGACAACTCCGTACAATTAGAAAGAAAGATGGCGGAACATATATACAGTGTAGATTCTCTCAGCAACATAAAAATATCTGAATGTGACAAGGACACAACATGATGATGTGATGTTTATAAcaaaatcatttttttcttaaatttatttaccaatttgtataaaaaatttactagttttGAGTCTTTGTAAAAGTGGATCattattttgtagaaaaaacttcaaaacccctcctgtggtttcatagtttctcactttaccctcctgtgatttaaaatgtatcaatttgctcccatgtgatttcgtttttatatttttggtagttttttcgttaatattttactaaattatatacaaaaaaacttcagatacccatctaaatttatcaaatattccatttagtatcatttaattttaactttatcactggttttaaaaaaataataaaattgataagaaaaagaaaaaaaagaaatcacaggagggcaaattgatacattttaaaccacggggGGGCAAactgagaaactacgaaatcacaggggggtttatgaagttttccctattttttattttatatattcgaattagattttcaaaaaactgATGAAAATAACCTTATTCCCTTTTCTCGCCTCTGTCCCgctcaccctcgccctcgcccgcgcaccctgGCTCccatcttcctcgcctccgacctcaCCGAGCGTTATGaccccctttttttattttttttctctccgacttTCCAGCATCGTCTCCCCGCTTCTTTACAACAGTAAAGAGAATAACATcacctcctcttctttttttttctctgcgaTCCTCCACGACAGTAACGAAGACAGCACCGTATCCTCTTCCTCGACCTTCGCTGGCGCCGGCACCAACGCCAGCGCCAACGCTGGAGAAGGAGAACTCGAAGCGAGCGTGAATAAGGGCAGAGccgaggaaaaaaaatatagaaaataaaaaaaaaataaaaagaataaagaataaaatataaagaaaaatattttttttttacaataaaaataaagaatcagagagaaaagaagagaataatGAAGTTGAAATGTTTTAAgggaacgttgcactatttcagaaaaaacgttgcactatttcagAGAAAACTTGcacactttaaaaaaaaaaattacacttttttggACAAAAGTTGAactctttgaacgaaagttacactttttggacaaaaattacactgtttcttcTTCACTCATCTCTTCTTCGCCTTCCACCTTCGTCGACAGATTCTCCGCCCATCTCTCTctgaccctctttttttttttttttttttttttttttaNNNNNNNNNaaaaaaaaaaaaaaaaaaaaaagggtcacgGCGCGGCCTCAGTGGGTTTGGAGGCGAGTAGGGCAGGGCATGTGCGAGCACGGGCGAAGGCGCGCGGGGTAGAGGGTGGAGGATCTGCCgacggagaggaaaaaaaaaaaaggtcggaGAGAGATGGGCGGAGAATCTATCGACTGAGGTAGAGGGCGAAGAAGAGATGGGCGGAGAAGAAACACACGAAAAtgaagatgaaggagaagaaagaggaagaagaggagaaatagtataattcttgcccaaagagtgtaactatcatttaaagagtgcaattttcgtcttaaaaaagtataatttttctcttaaagagtgcaagTTTTCTCTAAAATAGTCCAACACTTTTCTGAAATATTGCAACGTTCTCTTAAAATATTGCAACTTCATCGCACGTGGGTGCCACGACCTCATCGCGCGTGGGCGCCAGTGGAGAAGGGGGGAGGTGGTGTGAGGGGTGACGGCGACGGCGAGAGAGAAggtagaggaggaagaagaaggaggaggaagacgagAAAACGGAGGGGAAGAAAAAGGTGGAAGGAGAAGGGAATgagaaatggtgtaaatttCATCCAAATAGTACAACTTTCGCCTAAAGAGTATAACTCTcatcccaaagagtgtaatttctgtctcaaagagtgcaactttcatttaaaatagtgcaattttttttttaaatagtataactttattttaaaagtgcaatttcatctttctctttcttcttctatgatttttttgtagaaaaaaatattttttatttttattttttattattcttattttctttctttttataatttttttctggTCACGACTTCTCCCTTGCCCTCTATCGCAGTCATCGCCGTTGTCGGAGTCTAActattttcctctctcttcctctcctcttcctccgccaaCTTCTTCGGCAAGCAAAACAAAAaacacgagaaaaaaaaaaagagagagagaaaaaggtataaagtattttggttagtttgtcgaaaattcggaccgaatctgtaaaattaaaaaagacggtccaattttgcaaaagatcaaaacttttggatttttcatgcaaattggccaaattgATTTGgtctattatatttttttaaaaaaaaatatttttattgtactctcatcttaaaataatatgatttccTGGATATAGATGGAATGACATAGCTGTTAATTATACAGTAAACTTTCTCCTCAACAACAGCCCATTTGTGAAATTATATCAGGTGTATAAACTTTACTGTATAATAATTTATGACCcgaacattttaaattattatgattAAATCTTACAAGCCACTTTACTTTACTATATACTGATATGTTGTTTGTCTAAAAGTGGCGTGGTAGAGTTGTAATTGCTGACGCggcaataattaaaatattatatcacttttatataattaatatattaatatttaatcaaataaattagagtgtagaatttgattgcaatacactataattaaaatgaatataaattaaaatttgagaataaaaaatatcaagttagAGAACCAAAAGTGTAAATTagtcaaaaagataaaaaaaaaaaagtggttcTGGACCTAGAAGTATCAAGAACAATTAACAACATGTTTCCATATaatagaatattatatatttaatttttaatattttaaaataacggcaattgtttatatactccGGAAAAGTTcttgactttctgatttactttTCTTAGAacgctaatattgaaaatacccttttacgttccaaccttttcaaatatttccctagagttaaattctgttaatgaactgttaGCAATATTTGTTATCTttatgatattattattttgctctttcaaatatacccttctaccgttaccgacttttcttatttgctcttaagttaggggtacaaaaagaattttgatttttagtcttttcaaatatacccttctatcatcaccaacatttcttattcgCCCTTAAGTtagaggaattctacactgtcacacttgcaccacgtcatcaataacaagccaatcacattctttcttttcaaacaaaagtacaataaaaatatttttttacaatcatgatgggacatatattcttaaaaggattaatttgattggtttgttacgccacgtcactaatatacccgttgcattctagaatttttccttaagttaagggcaaaaaaaggtattttaatttttttaactctagtagatatttaactcatgtttaacttaagttaacttaacgggtacTAACTGTagaggtattttggaataacagagtaacatatgaggggtatactggaaagaaaaaaaagtaagggtaaatgagatattttcaaagttttgagggatatataggtaattatttctttaaaagatgagtccggctggaatactatcgacaacaccaaacatttggtgctaccgagttttccaccattagatttaaccctttgactattttcacccgttagattatacttttcaaccaacaacttactcaaccttaaaacctaatagcaccaacaacttggtgctattgataacaTTCTAGCGTAGTTCTTAAaacattatatattttgtaaattttaaaaatttataaatatatttttgtttagtaAAAAAGCACcatatattttactttaaaagatttgaaaatatttaaattttgtagaaagcATAAGATATTTTGAAGTTTATTAGGGAAATGTAATATTCTCACTTTGCAGgaatatacatgtacatatttcgattttttttttttttttttgagagatagatagcacgctacttgttttgtttatttcatttagaaataaacttagctgaaaatatgaatcaactaggaatcgaacttaggtctcgagtaccaaccaccaagtcctttgccacttgctctaggaacggtcggtcatattttgaaatattattattgattattgactataaaatatttaaaagatgaCTCTttgatagtttaaatttttagagataCACGATTATCTCATATGATATCAAAGCATAATATCAAAGCATAAGACACTGAGTATCAATCCAACAAACTAAATTTGTAGCATTTTTTAATATCATCTTGTTTAAGTAAAGTCTATATTTTAAACCAAGCAGAACATCTCCAATTCAGATGTATGAAAAAGTGTTGActataaaatgttaaaaacaTCATTTTTGGATAGTGTAAGCTTTTCGAAAAATATAGTTATTTCATAGTTACCTCTTCGACTTCTCATTAATTACTTTAAAGAATGTTTGGTTGCCTAAAAGTcattgaagtaaaaaaaaaaaaaaaatcacttttgtaaaaatgacttttacaaaaataatttttaaatttgattgtttCATTAgatataaagtgaaaaataaaaaactatagcTTTGTGGTTttgattatttgattttttgacTATAAAGAAGTGAACATaatttgatctaatttgtttgttttctaAATGGCTACACGTGCACTGCATGATTTATAATAAGAGAATTGATATTTTCATAGCTAAATTTAATATTGTCGGAGGAGATACACTATATTTAAGCATTGTTTAGACTTTTTTGCTCTggtaatatcaaaattaattaaaatattgattgccatttgataataataataataatatttttaattctaaaatgcCAATTTCAATTAAAGCCAAGGGTTTAAAATCAATCCCACCACTTCATATTGTTATCGTGTCTAATTTATCTGACCCGAATTCGAATTCAGATTCATTTAATAACtcattatattctttttttcagATTTAGAATTTCGATtgaattattcaaaatttatgtATAACTTTCAAATGAGACATCACATTAGGAGGGTATTTAAAAACTTAGctcaaaataaaattccaaaCTTTGCGGGCCGAAAAGCTAGTTTGGCGCAACCCAACCCGATCCAACAACGTTTGatatgttaatatatttttagaactaattaataatgtattttgatcatccaaaaaaaaaaaaaaatttttgaaatttgcgGATGAATATTCAATATTAATTATCCCTTATTCTATATTAGAGTTTTTCATTATCTTGACATAATTAACCAATCATATAACGCCATCTCATAGTCAAACCAAAATAGTGAGCGTGACACCAACTCAAATTTCCaccaaaaataaagtaaattaaataaaaagacaAGCCAATCATTTTCTTTGACCAATTGATTTGACCAAATCCAAAGTCAACCCTTGATAACAAAAGTGTCACACTCAACAATTAATAGAGAGATGTAAAAATTCCAAATACTAAAGCTGCACAACCCCACCACCACTTCCCCAACATTGCACCACGGTTTCCCCGAGACTCCGGCGGCAGGGGCGGACTcggtggaggcggcggcggtgtgTTTCCTCCGCtcggggtcggggtcggggtcgCGTTCGCGGCGACGGTGATGTTGAGTTTCATGCCTCCTAAGCAGTGGCCTTTGATGTTGCAGAGGAAATAGTAGCTCGCCGCGCGCGTCAAGTTGACGACATCGTTGCCGCTCGCGTAGACTCGGAGCGGCGGGATCGTCTTCCCCCCGTCGCACGCCTTGTACGCGTCCTCCGTCACTTCATACGTGTTGTGTTGCCCCTTCACGTAGTTAAATGCTGCACGAAAGTTTCACAAGCAGTGAGAAATCGAATGTTCGTCATCTAACTAGTACTTTCAATTTAGACCGTCATGATTTGATAAAAGCAATAATTCATTTTACGAAGTTGGATGGTGTTTGGTTTCTTACTCAGAACATCGCCGACGGTGAAGTTATACTGCTCGGACCATTGCAGGAAGTCGGGGCCAAAAGTCCATCCGTCCGTGCCGCCCACCCTGTAATCTTTTGCGACAACAACGACAACGGGGAGCTTCGCAGAGATGGAGAGTAGAAGAAGCGCGGTGACGACGACGGCGGTGCAGTAGAACCCCATGGCTAAGGGATCAATATTGGATTGAAGAGAAGTAGAGAAGGGGCTTTTATCTATACCTAAtatgtacattttttttgtGCAATATATCACCAAGTTGAGATTATGAATGTACTTTTAATTCCAAGTGGGGGTTAAATAATGAAGCTCATTTTAAAGTGTCTTTATATTCTATTATTCCATGAATTTGTATAGTTTGCACATTTGTTCAATGTAtgaatattttacaaattattttctcaagaaaaaaatttaggagATTTTCCACTATTGGATCATTGGTACgtagtaaaatatatattcattaaaacattattattatGCCTGTCAATGGGCTGTTTTATTGTTCCTATTTAAGAGATAACGCATGATATGAACATACATCAATAAGCTAGTTATCGCGTATACAAATTGACTCATCAAATATattattgaatatataaattcTGAGACAGGCAGTTctagaattatatatatgaaaaaattatgtaatagGTAAAAATTGGATAGTTAATTCGCTGCcacataaaagagagaaaatcaaataaaaggaaaaaacaaaaatcttaacttatcaattatattttgagatatGTTATAAGCCATCCATAATATATATTGCGTTTAAAAGAGTATAATACTGGTCGTCAGATCTCTTCAGTTTCATAAAATCGTGAATTCGATTTTTGAcataaatatctaaaaataatcaatcatttagtaattaaaaattaggttttcaataaattttaatttgagtttcCATAATATTATGTTAAGTAGAGAAAACAAATTTCTGTTACTAATTACATGAATGTTACTGGGGCTATATTAAACTAGATTCTCATGGAAAAACAAAGAGGCCCTTTATCTTAGATATAATATTGtacattttatttaattctcTTGTTCCCTAAATTAAATAATGTGGCATCTTGATAGGTTTAAGTAATATAATGCATAAGGGATCATCTGTACAAGGTGAAAATAAGAtgatttaattagttataattaaaaatatcgaTTTAATAAAAAACTGTATAGGGTGATTAGCCTTAACTCTTAAATATAAGCTTATGAAAATACCGTTCTCTGCAAGCTTAGGTTTTGAagaaaacaattatttctttttatttaatatggtatcagagtatgAGGTCTTCAGTTCCAGTCACCTCAGACTTCtagcataatttattttttttttctatttaattcaatttCAAGTTATGAGCCTATCAAAAGGTTTCGAGCGTagactatttttttattcagagGTAAACGGTTACTGTATTTAACTTTAACATTAACCCTCCCACTCATATGCATGGTAGGTATCAGATAAATTCTATCCACTGACTGCATAGATAACGAAATAGTAAACAAGCGTAAGCTATTAGAGATAAATgattgtttatttaatttaacattAACCCTTCGACTTATGTGCATGGTGGATATTAGATAAATCATGCCACATGCACTGACTGAATagataacaaaataattaataagaatatatgtGCATTAAAGTGATGAATGTGGTAATTAAACTCAGGATCTCATAAAACAGAGAGGGTTTAGCCGtggctctgatactatattACTGCAATTATTGATCTAGTCGAAATCAGCCCAAAATAAATtccataattaattagttgggaACTCCTAATGTAATAGTTTAGCTAGCACTGATCATCAGCCGACCACTTCCATTTTAACGGTGGATGATCAACCATTGAATATCAGctgcccttttttttaaaaaaaaaaaatatacgggCCGGGCCGTCATACTGGATCGGCCTGTAAAGCTGGGCTTAGGCCTCCGCGATCGATATTTATGACCTGGGCTTAGTCAAATGACGAATCTTGCTCACACTAAAGACGCATCGAGTATTTGTTTCATCGAAAGTAGAGAGGGGTGAAATAATTTTCGActacaaatatttatttctgCTGCTTGGTTTATTGTAATTAACTTCAATTTGGTTGAAactcaaactttttaaaatgTTGTAATTGACTTTGGCCCAAccccaaataaaataataaaatattaacgcaTCTCTCACATTTTTAGCTTTTATATCATTCACTTTTTGCTGAACAAACAATAGAAATGGAAAAAGTTTAGTCCCATAACTATTAAACAAACAACAGAGGGAAAGTAATTTTCACCTGAACCCTAGTTCATTTGAAAATTAACTTCAACTCGAGCTTTACCTTCAGTGAAACAAACAGGCGTTCTGTTTGATAGTAAACCTAAATAGAATTCAATATAATTCAAATAGAAGGAATTTAGGTGAATTCACTTAGAAAGGAAATTCTTTGTTTTGATTAAATaagaattaattgaattttattcCATTTTCTTGTTTGGTAAATCATAGGAATTTATTTCAATGTGACTACTTTTTTCGTTCCTTATTTTTGCATTAAGAATTTAAGGGGAGGTGTTTTTGGGTTATTTATAAATAGAGCTAAGGGAAAATGAATTCTCACTAGATCAGGCCTCAAATCATGAGATTTAAATGAGAGTTATTTATATTATGAGAAATGTTGCCAAATCCTTTCAAATGAATTAAATTCTCATTAATTTGTTATATCAAacaacaaatttataaaaataaaataaaaattccaaTTCTTTACAATTCTAGAATTTAAGGTAGCCAAACAGGGtgcaagtaaaattaaatttgaaaacaacttgTTAACGCGTGTATGTATAttcgtacgtacgtacgtagtaAATTTTACACTTTGCATGGAAATATatactgttggcttaaataggccagcatccCGTCTTGTGGTGGTAGATCATGTTGAgctgagtcatattcgaaatgacgtgaggctgtatgggccgagtcacaatcgagatccgtaaGCGTTGTATTTAATACGTTTTAAATGAATTGATTGCATATTTCTAAccgctcgagcttttgggattaatagttagcgccaacgatccgacatatACTGGTCGTGGCAATATATATTGTGGTGAAAAGTTTATGGCTAAATACCAAAATATATCTCAATTTAATTACTAGTCTTTTATTTTAAGGGTTGCAATTTATTAtcctataattaattttatcaagTTTCTGTTTCACTGTAATGACCTGCTACTATTATGTGCAGAGATAAAtgctataattaataaaatatataaatatatagaatgtaaaatgctaaattttaacaccctgtggttttgtaaaTTGTGACATTTTGGTACGTACTCTTTATAACTAACGATGTATATATCTTATTATGAAATGGAAATAGaaccataaaatactaaatataGGTGTACTGCAGAAGAGGACTATGAGGAATGCAGTAAAGATGGTGTATGTACGTGTTGATCGGGTATTAGAGACTGTTTGAttacatatctatatatagttatttataattaatataatatatagaataaaaatttactatactgtaattactatataaatttaaattggcATTAAATTCCATGCGTTCGAATCACTACACAGCAGTTGAATACAAACGTCCACTGTAACAATTGTACAAGTTCAAAATTCGGCCATTCCAATTGCAGAActataaagtttttttaaataagatatACAACTTACCTCTCATATAATCAcacatttttaaataaaaaatttttttaaaaaaattagattaaccGTACGAAACcatagtaatatataatattataataaattaaataataaaatttacaaatgtaacttttaaattaattatttataattgaaaGTACTCCAATTGAATCAAtcaaacaacatatatatatatatataagaagaacgagagagagtgagtgattGAGTGTAGAAACATGGGATACAAAGCTTCGTTGGCCACCCATTGTTCGATGATAAAAGTCttacaaatcgacgatcggtccCACCGTTTGAACAATCTATACCACTTGTtaagtttttgaataaatatttcaaatatttcacATCATTTGCCTAAGCATCAAGTCAAAAATGTAATTTAGGTCAATATAGCGTTTTCATTTAACAAGGCATAAAGAATCGgaaatcaaaattgaattttgttagtaaaattcttaaaactataaaacaagatctaatTCTGATCTTGATACAGACTCATAAcatcattttttaagaatatatattttcaaggCCATCTAGTCAATTTTTAAGTCCACTGGATGaataaagaaaatacaaaatgtATGAACTTGATTTCTAAACCACTTCAAGAGATAATCAATCTTTCAGACGGATGCGATCTCGATTTagagctttatcatcgaaacaaTGGGTGCAACACAGAGGGGAGGGCCGTTGCTATCAGATAGTATTCTAGCCaaactctcttctctctctctcctctcttctctctctctcttctatataaaaataatatatattatatataagttgaTTTAAATACTACTAGAGTAAACAGCGTTACTACCGATTTTTCCGGATGATAGACTCCAAATTGACCGACCGTTCCgttaaaatatatctaaaatcaATATAAACACCTAGAAACATCAAGATATAGATCTtggttttaaatagtttaaaaggAATTCTAACAAAAATCAAATGATGTTGGAACTTTAACCCCGTTAAAACGAAAAAACTCTTATCACATTACAATTACATTGAAACGCCTTTGATCTATTgcaaaatgatgtcgaaaagatttaaatttgatattctaAACACTGGTCAAGTGTATAGATAACACCACACCCCCACGGAGCCGATCGCAATTTGCGAAGttcatcatcgaaacaaatcgTTAATAAAACACTCGTCATTAATTACTACCTGATAATATTCtatctcaactatatatatattatataatataattatataagatacatatatataacctattatatgtatatatataatataaatagacATATAACGTAAACgatatattctagctcaactctctctctctctctctctctctctctctcctctctcatatatatatatatatatatatatagagttgagttagaatactatcggtagtaaacgagccgttttactaccgatttgttttcgatgatagagcttcaaattgacgatcggatccgttaaatatgatctaaatcatttaaactacctagaaatcatcaagagtatagatcttgttttaaataagttaaagaatttctaacaaaaaatcaaatgattttggatatctttacgccgttaaacgaggaAAAACCTCTTATCGATCATTACAATtacaattttgaaaccctttgatcattaggcaaatagtcgaaaagatttgaaattttatttctaaacacttcaatggtatagatcatgttcaacggagccgatcgtcaatttggaagttctatcatcgaaaacaaatcggtagttaAACAGCTCGTTaattactaccgatagtattctagctacaaaatatatatatatatatatatatatatatatatatatatatatatatatatatataatatatatatataaatatatatatatatcgttacAACTACTGCTTCTGTAACTACatgtatttttaactatactGTATATTATATGTTTATACCAGCTTAGTAACTCGTGCGATGCTATtgatagataattaaaaaaagtatagaaaatatcgatataaaatagaaataatagcaataaaaaaaataataatgaggGGTGGGATTCATCTTGTTGTTGAACGAAGTAACAGccgaagaaagagaaaggattTGAGCTGGTTCGATGTGGAGCcacaaagaaaaagagcaattttaaaagaaataatatatagatatagatgtagATGTTTGTCGAGATTAGATAGTTTGTTTATGGGTAGTGCGACAACTATGAAATGTGGAGTTCGTAAACAGAAACGGCTTATTCCTGTAGCAAATATAACGGTTCAACaacttcttctaaaagcacttTTTGGTTGTCTTAACCGCAAAGAAAAGGTCGTCTCTCATTGCCATGCAATTGAGGCTCctaatattctctctctctctctctctcttcgtcccTTTCTCACTACACGAACAAAATCAGCAACCAATGTAAACCACACATCTGTATAGCAAATACTCTTGCTCTGGGTCACTCAATAATGCACCGAGTCCTTTTTGGTTAACTCAATAATAGGTTCATACCGATTATCTCTAGAGCATGTGGTAAAAAACTTGATTGTTAATATCCgatatccaaattcgaatcctacttgattcatattttcaactaagtttattttctaaataaataaaataaacgaagcgggtagcatgctaccta includes the following:
- the LOC109727656 gene encoding blue copper protein-like; protein product: MYILGIDKSPFSTSLQSNIDPLAMGFYCTAVVVTALLLLSISAKLPVVVVVAKDYRVGGTDGWTFGPDFLQWSEQYNFTVGDVLTFNYVKGQHNTYEVTEDAYKACDGGKTIPPLRVYASGNDVVNLTRAASYYFLCNIKGHCLGGMKLNITVAANATPTPTPSGGNTPPPPPPSPPLPPESRGNRGAMLGKWWWGCAALVFGIFTSLY